One genomic region from Ignavibacteriales bacterium encodes:
- a CDS encoding HDOD domain-containing protein, which translates to MIADTQDILQKKERTEKVLTSVVNLPVIPKVMFETIKLLDNKYTTAGELNKVISKDQALLTKILTIANSPLYGLQRKVTTIEYAILVLGYRELKNIISALSVAEAFRNKTDKYLNSKEFMLHSYLTGTACKKLASDIGFNNSGEAFIAGFLHDIGISIIHRYLHSSFINVTELVETKGMSFREAELDVLGMTHEQVGYFLLDRWNFPKEISDPILTHHSPDGTNSSPVLSAVVNLADYITNRLKLTSAPWDNDVTLSPFAMQKFNLERELDVERFIDGYKDIFWNQIEFVRFLN; encoded by the coding sequence ATGATAGCAGATACTCAAGACATTCTACAGAAAAAAGAAAGAACTGAAAAAGTTCTGACGAGTGTTGTAAACCTTCCGGTAATTCCAAAAGTAATGTTTGAAACAATTAAACTTCTGGATAATAAATACACGACAGCCGGTGAGCTTAATAAGGTTATTTCTAAAGATCAGGCTTTGTTAACAAAGATTTTAACGATTGCAAACTCGCCTTTATACGGGCTGCAAAGAAAAGTAACAACTATTGAGTATGCAATTTTAGTTCTTGGTTATCGTGAGTTAAAAAATATCATCTCTGCTCTTTCTGTTGCTGAAGCATTTAGAAATAAAACAGACAAATATCTCAACTCAAAAGAATTTATGCTTCACTCTTATCTAACGGGAACAGCTTGCAAAAAACTTGCTTCGGATATTGGCTTTAACAATTCCGGCGAAGCATTTATTGCAGGATTCTTACACGATATCGGAATATCAATTATACATAGATACTTACATTCAAGTTTTATTAATGTTACAGAACTTGTTGAAACAAAAGGAATGAGTTTCAGAGAAGCTGAATTGGATGTACTTGGAATGACACACGAACAAGTTGGGTATTTCTTACTTGATCGCTGGAACTTTCCCAAAGAAATATCGGACCCAATACTTACTCATCACTCACCCGATGGAACAAATTCAAGTCCGGTTTTAAGTGCTGTAGTTAATCTTGCAGATTACATTACAAATAGATTAAAACTTACAAGCGCCCCTTGGGATAATGATGTAACTCTAAGTCCGTTTGCAATGCAAAAGTTTAATCTTGAGCGAGAACTTGATGTTGAAAGATTTATAGATGGTTACAAAGATATTTTCTGGAATCAAATTGAATTTGTAAGGTTTTTAAATTGA
- a CDS encoding HDOD domain-containing protein, which yields MTNYLENTEVIRERNKRLLTGIRNLPSVPFIMVEVSKMLDNPRTGASDLGKLISKDQAMVAKILSVANSPLYGLPRRVSTIEFAIVILGFDHIKNIVIALSMMEAFKSKEDKNWNRRAFWLHSLITASAAKRIADDLGYRKSGEAFTCGLLHDLGISVIQRYFFEGFKEICALVNDQQMRYTNAEQKVLGISHEEIGKFLIEKWNLPSSLGDAILFHHKPSEAENEREMAAIIHLADYMTQRFTMGDLNWDENYELDLAIIDILNLGDESYLESFIQSYEQLFRVQIDSIKF from the coding sequence ATGACTAATTATTTAGAAAATACAGAAGTTATTCGCGAAAGAAATAAGCGATTACTAACTGGTATCAGAAATCTTCCTTCAGTTCCATTCATAATGGTAGAAGTTTCTAAGATGTTGGATAACCCAAGAACCGGTGCATCGGATTTGGGAAAACTTATAAGTAAAGATCAGGCGATGGTTGCAAAGATATTAAGTGTTGCAAACTCGCCATTATACGGGTTACCCCGCAGAGTTTCTACAATAGAATTCGCTATTGTAATCTTAGGATTTGATCATATAAAAAATATTGTAATTGCTCTTTCTATGATGGAAGCTTTTAAAAGTAAAGAAGATAAAAACTGGAACCGCAGAGCTTTTTGGCTTCACTCACTTATCACAGCAAGCGCAGCAAAAAGAATTGCTGATGATCTTGGCTACAGAAAATCCGGAGAAGCATTTACTTGCGGTCTTCTTCACGATCTTGGAATCTCGGTTATTCAAAGATATTTCTTTGAGGGATTTAAAGAGATTTGCGCTTTAGTTAATGATCAGCAAATGCGATATACAAATGCTGAACAAAAAGTTTTAGGAATTTCACACGAAGAAATTGGAAAGTTTTTAATAGAAAAATGGAATTTGCCAAGTTCTCTGGGTGATGCAATTCTTTTTCATCATAAACCTTCCGAAGCAGAAAATGAAAGAGAAATGGCTGCAATAATTCATCTTGCGGATTATATGACTCAGCGTTTTACAATGGGTGATTTGAACTGGGATGAAAATTATGAGCTTGATCTTGCAATAATAGATATCCTAAATCTTGGTGATGAAAGTTATTTAGAAAGTTTTATTCAAAGTTATGAACAATTATTCCGTGTTCAGATTGATTCAATTAAATTCTAA
- a CDS encoding sigma-70 family RNA polymerase sigma factor produces the protein MQKNNAELWQQFKQNQSPILKKQIILNYVNLVHYVIHHSKFAINSILDERDYFQYGIEGLNEAIDRFDPDYGTKFETYAIQRIRGKIIDELRKLQSKFKNDSNESSIESFYTNVSLSRSPEDEDGYTLGEVIANDTESAATTVEKTEMKEYLMSAIKDLQERDRLLLSLYYFENLNYKEIAELMKITVSRVSQIHSRIMKDLKSKLLVLND, from the coding sequence AATCTTAAAGAAACAGATTATTCTTAATTACGTCAACCTTGTTCATTATGTAATTCATCATTCCAAATTTGCAATTAACAGTATTCTTGATGAAAGAGATTACTTTCAATATGGAATAGAAGGATTGAATGAAGCGATTGACAGGTTTGATCCTGATTACGGAACTAAGTTTGAAACTTATGCAATACAGAGAATACGCGGAAAAATAATTGATGAATTAAGAAAACTTCAAAGCAAATTTAAAAATGATTCAAACGAATCATCAATTGAATCATTCTATACAAACGTATCACTTAGCAGATCACCTGAAGATGAAGACGGTTACACGTTGGGCGAAGTTATCGCCAATGATACAGAATCAGCCGCAACTACTGTTGAAAAAACTGAGATGAAAGAATATTTAATGAGCGCAATAAAAGATCTGCAGGAAAGAGACAGATTGCTTTTGAGTTTGTATTACTTTGAAAATTTAAACTACAAAGAAATTGCTGAGTTGATGAAAATTACTGTATCAAGAGTTTCACAAATACACTCAAGAATTATGAAAGATCTAAAATCAAAATTATTGGTTTTAAATGACTAA